From Nitrososphaerota archaeon:
ACATATTTAATTTCAATAGCTATTAAAGATTATGAAGTAACAAGTATTCTATGCAAACACAATTATATTGAAGATCAATATGAATATGTTAAATATTTTCTAGTACCTTCTATTGAAGAAAAAGAAGCATGGGAATTTTTTAAAAATAAATTTCCTTTAACTTTACTATTTATAGCTTCTATAATTAAAATTGTTGGATGTGCAGCTCCTTTATTATTTACTTCATTTAATAGAGAAATTAGTGAAAATATAGGAGAATATATAAATTATTTGCCTATAGAAATACAAAATCTTATTTTAAAAATAGTACTTAAAACATTTCAAAAACAATATGAAAGCCTACAGCAAGAAATAAATATAGTATGCGAAGAATTAATAAAAAATTTAGAAATGCTTATAGCTTAAATATCTCATTGAGAAACTCATTCTTTATAAGTTTGTATCAAATAAAAAACTTTAATTGTAGTTTTCTTTAAATTTTTAGTGTAAAATGATCGAGATAGAAGGTTATAAAATTATTAAAAATTTGCTTTATAGCAAAGATCATGTATGGATTAAAATTGAAAATAATAAAGCAAAAATTGGAATAACAGATTATATTCAAAAAAACTTACATGATATAGTGTATATTGAACTTCCTGAAATTAATTCAAATATACATCAAGGAAAAAAATTAGCTTTAATGGAATCTATAAAAACAATTTCAGAAATACATTCGCCTTTAACTGGAAAAATTTTAAAAATAAATGAAGAATTAAAATCCAAACCAGGATTAATAAATGAATCTCCATATGGGGATGGATGGATAGCAATAATAGAACCTATAAATTTTGAAAAAGAAAAAAGCAATCTTTTAAATTTTAAAGAATATGTAGAATATATAAGGAAAATAATTGAGAAAGAAAAAGCATAATATTTAAATATTTTAATTCTTTTAATTTATAAAAAGAATTGGGGTGTTAAAACTAGAAGAAAAAGTAAAAGTTTTAGCTCATGCTTCTTCAGCAAATTTAGGACCTGGATTTGATATTTTTGGAATGGCTTTAGATGCTTTTTATGATATTGTAGAAATAGAAAGAATAAATGGAGAAAAAATAATTATTGAAAATTATGGAAAATATGGAAATACTATACCTAAAGATCCTAGAAAAAACGTTGCTGGAGTAGTTGCTAAAAGTATGCTAAATCATTATTTTGGGAAAAAAATTGGATTAAAAATAAGTATATTTAAAGGAGTAAAACCATCTTCTGGACTTGGAAGTAGTGGAGCCACAGCAGCAGCAACAGCTTTAGCATTAAAAAATCTTTTCAAAATTAATGCATCTATAGAAGAATTAATATATTTTGCTGCACAAGGAGAAAAAGCTTCAGCTGGTACACCACATATGGATAATGTTGCAGCATCACTTTTAGGAAATTTCACATTAATATATTCAACCAATCCTCCAAAATTTATTAATTTAAAAGCACCAGAAAATATTGAAGTTGCGATAGTTTCTCCAGAAATTAAAATTAAAGAAAAAGCAAAAACAAAATATGCTAGGAAAATATTACCTAAAAAAGTAGAATTAGAAAAAGTAGTTCATAATGTTGGTCATGCATGCTTAATAGTTGCAGGTTTTCTCTTATCAAATATTAATCTTATAGGAGAAGGAATGTCTGATAGAATAATCGAGCCTGCTAGATCAAAAATTGTGCCATTTTATGAAAAAATTAGGAATATGGCCTTAAAAAATGGTGCAGCTGGAGTAGCTATAAGTGGTGCAGGGCCATCAATAATTGCTTTAGTAGATTCTTCAAAAATAGAAGCTATGAAAATAGCAGAATGTATGAAAGAACTTTTTGAAAAAAATGGTATTAAAGCAGAAGCATATGTTTCTAAAATAGGTAAAGAAGCTAGGTTATTAAAAGAAAATTCATGGTGATTAAAAAATGAAGAAAGAAATCGATTTCTCAACAAAAAGTATTCATGGAAATAAATATTTTGATCCATTAACTGGAGCATTTATCATTCCTATTTTTCAAAGTGCTATTTTCACTTTTCCTGAAGGTGGAAGTATTAAAGTTAGAGAAAAACCTTTTAAATATTCAAGAGAAGATAATCCTACTGTACATTTTGTTGAAAGAAAAATAGCATTACTTGAAGGAGGAGAAGATTGTTTACTCTTTAGTTCAGGAATGGCTGCAATATCAACACTACTCATGAGTTTATTAAAAAGCGGAGATAAAATTCTTATTCCAAGAGATTTATATGGTTTAACTTATATCTTAATTAATAAATTATCAAAATTTGGTATAAAAGTAAAAATATCCGACCCTGGAACAGAAAATATTCTAAATGCCTTATCACAAGAAATAAAAATTGTTATTTTAGAGAGCATGTCCAATCCTTTATTATATGTATATGATATAGAATCAATTTCTAAAAAAGCTAAAGAAAACTCTGCAATTTTAATAGTTGATAATACATTTTTAACTCCAATAAATTTTCATCCATTAAAATTTGGAGCAAACATGGTATTATACAGTGCTACTAAATATCTTAATGGACATAATGATATAATTGCAGGAGCAATAGTAGGTAAAAGTAATGATATTGAAAAAATTTGGGAATGGAGAAGAATGATTGGAGGAGTACTTGATCCTCATTCAGCATATCTTCTTGATAGAGGATTAAAAACTCTTAAAATAAGAATGAAGAAACATGAAGAAAATGCAAAAGAAATAGCTGAATATCTTCAATCAAATAAAAAAATAAATAAAGTATATTATCCTGGATTGCCTACACATCCTACTTATGATATAGCTAAAAAGTTTCTTAAGGGATTTGGAGGAGTTATTAGTTTTGAATTAAAAATAAGTAATAAAAAAATTCCATTATTCTTAAAAAAATTAAAAATTATAAAAAGAGCTCCAAGCCTTGGAGGAACGGAAACTTTAATAATGCATCCTGCTTCATCTTCTCATAAGGATTTACCTTTAAAAGAAAGATTAAAATTGGGTATAACAAATAATCTTTTAAGACTTTCTGTTGGATTAGAAGATTCAAATGATATTATTGAAGATTTAGATCAAGCTTTAAAATATATTTCTTAAAAAAACACTAATTCTCTTCAATTTAATAGATATTCCATTTTAATATTATACACTTATTTAAATAAAGAATTTTTTATAAAAAGTTTTTAAGTACGATTTTTTAAAAATGCTTTTTAGAATGACGTATATTAATTATTTTAAAGAGTCTATATCTATAGCACCTTATGCTCCTACGTCCATTGATACTATTAGATATATGCTTACTTTAGCAGAATTAAAGCCAGGAGAAACTCTTTACGATCTTGGATGTGGAGATGGAAGAATTATCATTATAGCTGCTCAAGAATTTAAAGCAAATGCTATTGGAATAGAATTAAGAGAAGATTTAGTAAAAAAAGCTTTAGAAGAAATCCGTAAAAATAATTTAGAAAAAAGAGCTAAAATTATTCAAGGAGATTTATTTTCAATAGATATTAGTGATGCAGATGTAGTAACTCTTTATCTTACAACTAGTGCAAATGAAAAAGTTAGACCTAAGCTTGAGAAGGAATTAAAAAATGGTGCGAGAGTTGTTTCTCATGATTTTGAAATTCCAAAATGGAAACCTATAAAAATTGAAAAATTTAATTTTGACACAATATATCTTTATAAAAAAGGTGTAAACTATATTTAAAATTTACATTATATATAAATCTGGTTCTTTCTTTTCTGCTTTTTTCTGAGCTTTCATTGTTGCCTTTTCGGTTATTTTCATATCATATTCTAAAAATGATTCAGCAAATTTGCATAGATTTTCACTCATCTCTTTCAATTCTTCCATTGTGAAACCTGCCATTATTTCTGGATTTCTAACCCATTCCATCCAACCAACCCAGCTTCTATAAATAGCATTTAATGAAAAATCCATTGCTCTTACAAGATCAAGTCTATCCTTTTCTTCTTCTCCTAAGAATTTTCTTATTTGTTCAAGCAATTTCTTACAATTTAAGGTCCATCTTTCACTCATATTTTTCCTTAATGATATAGATATGGTGACTTTTAACTTTTCTCATCAATTTAAAAATCTAAGTTAAAAAACATTTGCAATTAATATATTCTAAAAGTTTCTTTGAAACCCATTTGTAATAAGCCTCATCAAGATTATCACTTAATAAAATATAATTTTTAATATAATCTATTTGTTGAAAAATTAATTTTTCAATCTCATCATTATTTAATTTCTCTTTTAATATCAGTTTTCTTTTTAAAATTTCTAATGATGTAAAAATATATGGCACAATTGAATATATTAATTCTACTTCAAATTTTTCATTTAATTTTTCCTCTAAAAAACATCCATTAAAATCTGAAATGCATATACTTGAATTATATTTTATTACTTCATTTTCAATAGTATTTAATATTTTCTTATTTAATTCATTATCAAAATTTATTTCTTCAAATAATTGTTTAAGCCATTTTTCTTTATTAATTTTATTCATTATACTTGTCCTTAATAATAATGCTATAGAATTAATTGAATAATTTATTGATTTAAAATAATCTTCATCATTTATATAGCAAAAAATTTTAAAATTTCTCTGTTTTAGTGAATAAATTGTTTTTATTAAAGGTTCGTAAAGATAGAGCCAACTTTTTGATGAAATATGTGGTAGATTAAAATCTTTTATTTTTAAAATAAATTCTTCATAATTTATATGCCCATTCAAAAGGAGTATGAATAATTTTTCCACTATTTTAGGAAAATTTATGAATAAACACTCAAAAATACTATTTTCTAATATTTTTGAAGCTTTAATATATGCTTTACGAAGATTTGGTACAATAATTATTTTAATCCTAGGTTTTTCATTCAAAGTATGGTCTATAATAAATAATTTTAACTTAAAAAAATATTTTTTTAATTATTTAAAAAATAAAGAAAGTCATTCTTTTTTCTCTTCTTTAGGCACTTCTATTTCTTCTTTCTTTTCTTCCTCAATTTTTTCTAATTCTTCTATTGGTTCAGGTGGAGGTGTAGTGGCTAAAGTATATCCTACCCAAGCTGCTATTGCTAGAACTGCTGCAACTGCTACAAAAGCTGTAATCTCTAATATTAACAACATCCATGGAGAAAGAAATACTAGCCAAAAGTATAAGATTATTCCAGCTATCCCTCCTAAAAAGAGAAGTAAACCTATAACTTGGTCTTTACTCATACCCAAATCACTTAAAATATTATTTAAAAAGAAATACTTAAAATTTATCTTTATACTTCCTTATTAATTATAGAAATGTTTATATAGTCTTATCTTTCATAAAAAATAAAAAGTGTTTTCGAATGTTTGAATTTCTTCTTTTATTCTTAATATCCATTGGAATAGGAATAATTTCTTCATTAACAGGAATAGGAGGAGGTTCGTTCATCGTTCCAATATTAATAATGTTTTTTAATATTAGTACTCATAAAGCAATTGGAACAAGCCTTTTAATAGTGATTTTTACGGCTATTTCATCTACTTTTGCTTATTATAAACAAAAAAGGATTGATTATAAAAGTGGTTTATATTTAATAATTGGAACAATTCCAGGTGCATTAATAGGAGCATATTTAACAAATTTCTTTTCTTCAAAAGAATTAGCTCTTCTTTTTGGCTTTTTCTTAATTTTTATTTCATTTAGAATAATTTATAAAGCATTTAAAAAGAATGAATACAATAAAAATTATAAGGAAAAAGAAGTTAAAAATAAAAAGTACTATTCATATGTAGAAATTATTGATTCTAAAGGAGAAGTTTTTAAATATTATGCTAACATTCCTTTTGGGATTTTATTTTCTATATTTGCTGGGATATCTTCAGGAATGTTTGGAGTCGGTGGAGGAGCATTAGCAGTTCCTATAATGCATATTATAGTAGGAATGCCTATGCATATAGCTATAGCTACATCAATGTTTATAATGATTTTTACATCATTTTCAGGAGTTATAGGGCATATTTTACTTGGAAATGTTTTAATAGAATTAGCAATGCCTTTATGTATAGGGATAATTTTTGGTACTCAAGTAGGAGCTTTAATAGCTAGAAAACTTAAAGCAAGAATTCTTGAAATAATATTTGGTTTAATTTTAATAATTATAAGTTTAAATTTAATATTGAAAAATCTTATGTTCTAATAAATTTTATAAATAAAAACCTATATTTAAGTCGAAAAACAAATAATTCAGGAGGGTTGGTAATGAAAGCTGCAGTACTAATTATAGATATGCTTAAAGATTTTATTAAAGCTTTTAATGAAAATGATGCAAAATCATTAATAGAGAATATTAATAAAGTTATTGATTGGGCTAGGAAAAATGGATTGCCACTAATATACATATGTGATGCACATGAAGAGGGAGATCATGAATTTGAAATATGGGGTCCACATGCACTTAAAGGAAGTGAAGGAGCTGGAATAATAGATGAATTAAAACCTATCAAAGGAGATAAAATTGTTTATAAAAATAAGTATAGTGGCTTTTTTAATACTAGGTTACAAAGGATTCTTAAAAGGATGAACATTGATACGTTGATATTAACTGGAGTTCATACTCACATATGCGTTTCACATACAGCTGCAGATGCTTATTATAGAGGATTTAAAATAATAGTTCCTAAACAATGTGTTTCAACACTCAATAAAGAAGACCATGAAAATGGTTTAAGGATAATGGAAAAACTTTATGCAGCAAAAATAGAGGATATTGAAGAATTAATAATAATGAAAAATCAAAAAGATAAATAAAAAATTTCTTAAAAAAAATTGTAACTTTCTTAATAGTTAATTAGATTTTAGAAAATTATCAGAATAATTTTTAAAAAATTAAAAAAAGGAAAATGAAAGCTTAGAGTTTTTTATGATAGAACCACCAATCAAGGCATTCAAATTCTTCGGTTTTTTGTTTTAACCACTCTTTTCTTTGAAGTTTTATAAGAATTTACTAATTATTTGTATGTTATTATTTTCATTGAATAATTCCATAATGATTTTTCAAATGTCCTTTTATTTAATTTTATAGTTCTTTTCTTTTTAATACTTTATTTCAGTTTACATTCCATAGATAATTGAAATCGTTTAAAACTATTTAAAGTAAAATGATAAAGCTTATATCTAAACTAAAGCTATGGAGAGATAGTTAAAATGAAGATTTTTTTAACAGCTTCAGATGAAGAAATTAAATCTGGATATACAACAGATGTGTACTTTGAAAGAACAGAAAAAATCCTAAAAGAAAAGGGAATGGATAAAGTAAATGTTGTAGCTGAAGTTACAACTGGTAGCCTTCCAGAAGGGAAAAAATGGGGCGTTCTAACAGGAGTTATAGAAGTTGCTAAATTACTTGAAGGATGCAAAGTAAATTTTTATTCAATGCATGAAGGAAGTGTTTTTAGAAGCAATGATTATTATGGTATCAGAGAACCTGCAGCATTTATTGAAGGGCCATACATTGAATTTTGTAAATTGGAAACACCATTATTAGGATTTTTATGTCAAAGTAGTGGGGTATCTACAAAAGCAGCTCATATAAGAATTAAAGCTTGGAAAAATTTATTAATAGCTTTTGGAGCAAGAAGAATGCATCCAGCTATTTCTCCAATGTTAGATTGGGCAACGTATGTTGGAGGATTTGATGGAGTATCAACTTTAAAAGGAGCATCAGTAATAGGCGCAGAACCAACTGGTACTATGCCACATAGTTTAATAATTGTTTTTGGTTCTCAAGCAGAAGCTTGGAAAAGCTTTGACGAAATAATGCCTGAGAAGGTTCCTAGAATAATGCTAGTTGATACATTTTGGGATGAAAAATTAGAATCTTTAGAAGCAGCAAAACTTCTGAAAAATAAACTTTATGGTGTTAGATTAGATACTCCTTCTTCAAGAAGAGGAAATATGAAAGAAATTATAAGAGAAGTAAAATGGGAATTAAAAAGTAGAGGCTATGGAAATGTTAAGATAATCGTTTCAGGAGGAGTGGATGAAGATAATATTATTGACTATATAGAAGCTGGAGCTGATGGTTTTGGAGTAGGTACTTCTGTAAGTAATGCTCCTACGATAGATTTTGCACTTGATATAGTTGAAGTAAATGGAAAACCGATAAGCAAAAGAGGAAAATTTTCTGGTAAGAAGCAAGTTTGGAGATGCATGGATTGTTTCATAGATATTGTTAAATTATGGAATGAAGAAAAACCTAAATGTCCAAAATGTGGAAAAGAAATGAAACCAATGTTAATAGAATTTATTAAAAATGGAGTTATACTAGGAAAGCTTCCAACAGCTAAGGAAGCTAGAGAATATGTTTTAAAACAACTTGAAATAATTAGAAAACTTCAATAAGAATGATAAAAAATGAGAAAAATACCTTTAGTAATTCCTTATCATAATTCAAAAATAGAAAAAGAAGTAATATCTGTTTTAAGATCTAGAAAACTTGTTTCAAGTAAATTAGTAGAAAAATTCGAAAAAGAATTAGCTAAATATATTGGATGTAAACATGTTATATGTGTAAATTCTGGAACAGCAGCATTACATTTAGCTTTTTTAGCAATAGGAGCTAATAAAGAGAATGAAATTATTACATCTTCTTTTAGTTTTATAGCTTCTGCAAATGCTATTATATATACTGGAGCTAAACCTGTTTTTACAGATATAGATGAGAAAACATACAATATGAATATTGAAAAAATAGAAGAATTAATAAATGAGAAAACTATTGCAATTGAACCAATTCATCTCTATGGTCAGCCATGTGAAATGGATAAAATAATGGAAATTGCTCATAAATATGGATTAATAGTAATTGAAGATGCTGCACAAGCAATAGGAGCTGAATATAATAGTAAAAAAATTGGTTCGATAGGAGATATTGCATGTTTTAGTACATATGCAACAAAAAATTTACATACTGGTGAGGGAGGGTTTATAGCAACTAATAATGATGAATATGCTGAAAAAATACGTATATTAAGAGATCAAGGTCAAAGTGGAAAATATAATCATGTAATGATTGGCTATAATTATAGAATGACTGAAATTCAAGCAGCAATTGGTATAGTTCAATTAAAAGAAATAGATAGATTAAATAAAATTAGAATAAGGAATGCGGAATATTTAACTGAAAAATTAAAAGAAATAAATGGAATAATTACTCCATATATTCATCCAAAAGCTAAACATGTTTTCCATCAATATGTTATTCAAATAGATGAGGAAAAAATAGGATTAAGTAGAGATAAATTAAGAGAAGAATTAATGAAAAAAGGAATTGAAACAGCTATACACTATCCAAAACCTATTCCTTTACAACCAATATATAAAGAGCTTTTTAATTATAGAGAAGGAATGTTTCCAATTGCTGAAAAAATTTCTAAGAGAATACTTTCATTACCTATAAATCCATTCTTGAAAATTAAAGATCTTGATTATATTCATCAAAATTTATTTAAAATTATTAAAACTAGATGAAGCTAATTATTTTCGCTATACCTAATCTTCTCTTTTTAAGTTTTCTTTGTTCTTTCCCATGTTTCTATTCCACCGTTTATTACTCTAAAAATAGGGTTGGGCTCTATATTGTCAATGGTTAAATTTTTTAATTCTTCAAACTTTTTCTTATTTCTTTTCTTAAGCTTTTTTAGTAAATGGAAGAATTCAAATTCCAATTGTCCTTTAGTAACTGTTATTTCTTCTTTTAGAATTAAAGGTTCTATTTTGGATAGATCAAATTTATAACCTCTTCTCTTTGCTTCAAGATAAACTTGATATAAGTATGCATTTATTAAAGTAACAGGTTTTTCATATATTCTAAACCTTATAAGTTGGGGATGGTTTTTATAGCCTCTGATGCGTCCCTCTAAAACCTTCTTTGCCAAGAGACCTTCTCTCCAAACAGAAACCAAACCCTTAGTGTCAAGATATTTAGGATGAATTGACCATAACCTCATTTAAACATCAGTTATTATTTGAAGATAAGTTGTCATTGTTCTCTGTTTTCACTATATGCCCAACCTATATCAAGTTCATCCAATTTTGCTTTAGTTGGAATTCCAGTATTCCTATCCCATCCCATCATTTCATAATACATTTTTATTGCTTCATAAAATTCTTCTTTATTTATTTTAAATCCTTTCTTTGGTCCAAATTTTATTTCTTCAAAAAATCTTTCAGGAAGATCATCATCAATATTTGTAAAACCTTCCCTTATATTAAAACATCTAGCAATATTTATAGCTCTTTCACTTGCTTTCATAAGTTCCCATAGACTTGTTTCCCAACCTGTAACAACATTAACAATTTCTACTAAATGATTTATTTTTAAAAAACCTGCTGGATGAGGAATGAATGGAAATTTGCATATTCCTAAACAATCAAAAAGTCCCCACCATAAATGAGTATATATGAAAAACCTAACTTTTTCAGGACCTAAACTTAAACTATCTATTGGTTTTATTATTCCTAATGGTTTATATTCTTCTAATATTTTTTCAAAAACTGGGTCATGTGGATGCTGCATATGATCAGCTCCTGAAGGGGATAAAGCATATGCTAATCCAACTCCAGTTTTTCCTCGTGGTTCTTGTAAAGGTATTTCTTTCCCTTTAACATGTAAAGCGAATTTTTCACTTTCTTTTCCTATTTTCTTGGAAGCTCTCATAACTCCTTCAGCTAATAAATCTCCTATCTCTTCTCTTTTAGCGATCATCTCAATCAATTTAAGCATAGCTTCTTTATTTCCAAATTTTAAATCCAATCCATTTACATCATCTTTTGTAAGAATCCCATTCTCATAACATTCCATAGCAAAAGCAATTGCACATCCCGTGCTTATTGTATCTAATCCATATGCATTACACATTTGATTTGCTAAAGCTATTGCATTAATATCATCGATATAGCATAATGAACCAAAAGCAGCGATTGTTTCATATTCAGGACCACCATAATCTGGATCTGTTACATATGGTTCTTTCCCTTTTACAACTCTTTTACATCTTATAGGACATGCGTAACATCCTTCAGTTTTAATTAGAATAGTTTCTTTCATCTTCTCCCCCGAAATTTCTTCAGCTTTTTCAAAATATCCTCCTTGGAAATTCTTTGTTGGAAGTATTCCAGTTTTATTATTTGCCATTACTCCAATAGAAGTGCCGTAAGTGTTCCTGGCAACAGTTCCTGGGAAATTCTTCCAATTTTCAGCAATCCATTTAATTAATTCGTGTATTTTTCCCTCATTCTTGTATTTTATTCTTTTATGTCCACGTACTGCTATTGCTTTTAATTTTTTAGAACCCATTACTGCTCCTAATCCACTTCTTCCATTTACATACTTTAATTCATTTATTATACAAGCATATCTTACAAGATTTTCTCCTGCTAAACCTATTGAAGCAACCCTTATTAACTTATCATTTAGCTCCTTACGTATTTCTTCTTGAACTTCTTTTATTTTTTTTCTCCATAAATGTTCTGCATCTCTTATTTCAATTTTTCCATCATTAATCCATAGATATACGGGTTTTTCAGATTTTCCTTCTATTATTAAAGCATCAAATCCAGCAAATTTCAATTCTGGTCCAAAGAAACCCCCAGCTTCAGCTTCTCCAAAACTATTTGTTAAAGGAGATTTTGAAATAACACTGTATTTAGAGAGTCCTGGTAATGGAACTCCCGTAAGTATTCCTGTAGCAAAAACCAATTTATTATTAGGGCTTAATGGATCTATTTTAGGTTTTAATTCTTTGAAAAGAAAATATGCTCCAAGCCCTCTTCCACCAAGATACATTCGATAAATGTAATCGTTTACTTCTTCAATCAATATTTTTTCATTTGTTAAATCTATTCTAGCAATTTTTTTATTATATCCTCCATCTATATAGGACATTTTTTTAACCCCTATTGTAAATATTCTTTAAATTTAATTTCTACATTGGAGAAGTAATAGATTGAGTTGCAATTTCTTCAAGAATTTTAGCAGCAATATCTATACTTGCTCCCGATTTAATTTTATACCCTAACTTTATTAATGATGATTCAAGAGCTGCAAGGAATTGTAATACACATTCAGGAGATGCTGTCATTCCCATATGAGCTACTCTAAATATTTTCCCACTTAATTTTTCTAACCCTCCAGATATCACTACTCCATTTTTCTTCATATCGCTTCTTAGTTCTGAATCTTTTATACCATTTGGAACTTTAACAGCAGTTACAGTATCTGAAGCTACTTCTTCATCTGGGAAAAGCTCTAAACCTATAGCTTTAATACCTTCTCTAATTGCTTTTGCTGCAACTTTATGTCGCTTAAATCTATTCTCAACTCCCTCTTCTAAAATCATATTAACTGCCTCATCAAGAGCATAAATAAGATGTACTGGCATAGTTATTGGTTGTCTTCTCCATCCCCATACTGCTTCACCACCTCTTTCTTTAGGAAGCCACCATTTTTTCCATCTAAGTAAATCATAAGAGAAAGTAACTGGAGGAGTCTTTCTATTTTCCATTACTTCCCACCCTCTTTTACTTATAGATATTAATGCTAGACCTATGGGTGCAGCTAAGCATTTATGAGAAGCTGACATATTTAAATCGATATTCCAATCATCCGTTTTAATATCTATACCTCCTAAAGATGAAACTGTATCAACTAAGTATAATACATCATACTTTTTAGTAAGTTCACCAATTTTATCTATTGGATACATTGCTCCCGTCGAGGTTTCATTATGTACAATCGTTAATGCTTTAAAATTCTCATTTTGTAATAAACTTTCTAATTTCTCGATATCTATAGATTTACCCCATTCTACTTGAAATGCTACAGGTTTTCCTCCAATTCTTCTAACAATTTCTGTCATCCATGCACCAAAAACTCCAGCTTCTACACAAAGGACTTTATCATTAGGCTCTATAACACTTGCAATAGAAGCTTCTAAAGCTACACGTCCAGATCCAGGCACAGCAATAACTTCATTTTT
This genomic window contains:
- a CDS encoding aldehyde ferredoxin oxidoreductase family protein → MSYIDGGYNKKIARIDLTNEKILIEEVNDYIYRMYLGGRGLGAYFLFKELKPKIDPLSPNNKLVFATGILTGVPLPGLSKYSVISKSPLTNSFGEAEAGGFFGPELKFAGFDALIIEGKSEKPVYLWINDGKIEIRDAEHLWRKKIKEVQEEIRKELNDKLIRVASIGLAGENLVRYACIINELKYVNGRSGLGAVMGSKKLKAIAVRGHKRIKYKNEGKIHELIKWIAENWKNFPGTVARNTYGTSIGVMANNKTGILPTKNFQGGYFEKAEEISGEKMKETILIKTEGCYACPIRCKRVVKGKEPYVTDPDYGGPEYETIAAFGSLCYIDDINAIALANQMCNAYGLDTISTGCAIAFAMECYENGILTKDDVNGLDLKFGNKEAMLKLIEMIAKREEIGDLLAEGVMRASKKIGKESEKFALHVKGKEIPLQEPRGKTGVGLAYALSPSGADHMQHPHDPVFEKILEEYKPLGIIKPIDSLSLGPEKVRFFIYTHLWWGLFDCLGICKFPFIPHPAGFLKINHLVEIVNVVTGWETSLWELMKASERAINIARCFNIREGFTNIDDDLPERFFEEIKFGPKKGFKINKEEFYEAIKMYYEMMGWDRNTGIPTKAKLDELDIGWAYSENREQ
- a CDS encoding alanine--glyoxylate aminotransferase family protein codes for the protein MSESKKILMIPGPTEIPWRVIRNMMRPSIAHYDPEFNIDVLDKLLQKMKNIFQTKNEVIAVPGSGRVALEASIASVIEPNDKVLCVEAGVFGAWMTEIVRRIGGKPVAFQVEWGKSIDIEKLESLLQNENFKALTIVHNETSTGAMYPIDKIGELTKKYDVLYLVDTVSSLGGIDIKTDDWNIDLNMSASHKCLAAPIGLALISISKRGWEVMENRKTPPVTFSYDLLRWKKWWLPKERGGEAVWGWRRQPITMPVHLIYALDEAVNMILEEGVENRFKRHKVAAKAIREGIKAIGLELFPDEEVASDTVTAVKVPNGIKDSELRSDMKKNGVVISGGLEKLSGKIFRVAHMGMTASPECVLQFLAALESSLIKLGYKIKSGASIDIAAKILEEIATQSITSPM
- a CDS encoding pyrimidine dimer DNA glycosylase/endonuclease V, with amino-acid sequence MRLWSIHPKYLDTKGLVSVWREGLLAKKVLEGRIRGYKNHPQLIRFRIYEKPVTLINAYLYQVYLEAKRRGYKFDLSKIEPLILKEEITVTKGQLEFEFFHLLKKLKKRNKKKFEELKNLTIDNIEPNPIFRVINGGIETWERTKKT